One region of Alosa alosa isolate M-15738 ecotype Scorff River chromosome 1, AALO_Geno_1.1, whole genome shotgun sequence genomic DNA includes:
- the LOC125302122 gene encoding RNA-binding protein MEX3B-like — MPSPLFHPDIMDHEMVVSSPQQNGVTLSRETDQESREEDHQEVLRYALDQLSLMAMEKVDRGGGMVESLDDTPGSVGETCNVNGVGGGYVDLQMLEHPGGSRESPTSCSPSPEYYGTGGYHMAGPHSHPILGEQSSVLSRKRSVNMTECVPVPSSEHVAEIVGRQGCKIKALRAKTNTYIKTPVRGEEPVFIVTGRREDVEMAKREIISAAEHFSMIRASRCKAGAGQGPGASGTGGPLPGPPNLPGQTTIQVRVPYRVVGLVVGPKGATIKRIQQQTHTYIVTPSREKDPVFEVTGMPENVDRAREEIETHITLRTGAFVDLQADNDFHSNGTDVSLEGLGAALAGGAGGLGGALWSRATHHHPGSPPPPPPPPPPLPLSSAPSSRKPSAYHNGGMGLDAYPPTRRATDGGSPTSPFSTGSSGGGGFSFGSDPTGLTGPPGAADDLAFEFSAANIWAPFVNGGKPQQQGVAGGGGNGGPSVAAAPSSGGPASHPQPLRRNSSGLSGGVLTPRLSPTLPVAVGSSSEAAGLLDHPLARRAQSDPLSTLAWLQTGGVGVASFSSCSGGGGGSSSSSGSSSSTGYSSCSASSLPGGSPTDSEGGGSGVGLPVAGMLGRLKSAGSVVGVGAAGLVMAAGAAGAGSRDCCVCFESEVTAALVPCGHNLFCMDCAGQICQSQEPECPKCHTPATQCIRIFS; from the exons ATGCCTAGCCCCCTGTTTCATCCCGATATCATGGATCACGAAATGGTAGTGAGCAGTCCGCAGCAGAACGGGGTCACTTTATCGAGAGAAACCGACCAAGAGTCCCGGGAGGAGGACCATCAGGAGGTGCTCCGGTATGCTCTCGACCAGCTCTCGCTTATGGCTATGGAGAAGGTCGACCGCGGCGGCGGGATGGTGGAATCTCTAGACGACACTCCGGGCTCGGTGGGGGAGACGTGTAACGTCAACGGCGTTGGAGGCGGATATGTGGACCTACAGATGCTGGAACACCCAGGCGGCTCACGGGAGTCCCCGACGTCCTGCTCCCCGTCCCCGGAGTACTATGGCACAGGCGGATACCACATGGCCGGCCCGCACTCCCATCCCATTCTCGGGGAACAAAGCTCCGTGCTGAGCCGAAAGAGGAGCGTCAACATGACTGAATGTGTACCTGTGCCTAGTTCGGAACACGTCGCAGAAATAGTTGGGAGACAAG GCTGTAAGATCAAGGCCCTGCGCGCCAAGACCAACACATACATCAAGACTCCAGTGCGCGGGGAGGAGCCTGTGTTCATAGTGACGGGCAGACGCGAGGACGTCGAGATGGCCAAGCGTGAGATCATCTCGGCCGCCGAGCACTTCTCCATGATCCGCGCCTCACGCTGCAAGGCTGGAGCCGGACAGGGCCCCGGGGCGAGCGGCACCGGAGGCCCTCTCCCCGGCCCCCCCAACCTGCCTGGCCAAACCACCATCCAGGTGCGGGTGCCGTACCGCGTGGTGGGTCTGGTGGTGGGGCCCAAGGGAGCCACCATCAAGCGAATCCAACAGCAGACGCACACGTACATCGTGACGCCGAGCCGCGAGAAGGACCCTGTGTTTGAGGTCACTGGCATGCCAGAGAATGTGGACCGGGCACGTGAGGAGATTGAGACGCACATCACGCTGCGCACGGGCGCCTTCGTCGACCTGCAGGCCGACAACGACTTCCACAGCAACGGCACAGACGTCAGCCTGGAGGGTCTGGGGGCCGCGCTGGCCGGGGGAGCCGGGGGGCTCGGAGGAGCGCTCTGGTCTCGtgccacccaccaccacc CAggatcccctcctcctcccccgcccccgcccccaccactccccctctcctcagCTCCCTCCTCACGCAAGCCTTCGGCCTATCACAACGGAGGCATGGGGCTGGACGCCTACCCCCCGACACGACGCGCCACTGACGGCGGGAGCCCCACCAGCCCCTTTAGCACCGGCAGCAGTGGAGGCGGCGGCTTCTCCTTCGGTTCCGACCCGACGGGCCTCACCGGGCCTCCCGGTGCTGCCGATGACCTGGCCTTTGAGTTCAGCGCCGCCAACATCTGGGCGCCGTTTGTGAATGGCGGGAAGCCGCAGCAGCAGGGGGTGGCAGGCGGTGGAGGAAACGGAGGGCCGTCTGTGGCGGCAGCGCCCTCTTCTGGCGGCCCAGCGTCGCACCCGCAGCCCTTGCGACGGAACAGCAGCGGTCTGAGTGGCGGCGTGCTGACCCCTCGGCTCTCCCCTACACTGCCCGTTGCCGTGGGTAGCAGCAGCGAGGCGGCTGGGCTCCTGGACCACCCGCTCGCCCGCCGGGCCCAGTCGGACCCCCTCAGCACTCTGGCCTGGCTGCAGACGGGCGGCGTGGGCGTGGCCTCCTTCTCATCCTGCAGCGGTGGCGGCGGAGGGTCCAGTTCCAGCTCGGGATCGTCCAGCTCCACCGGCTACTCGTCCTGTTCGGCATCCTCGCTGCCCGGCGGCTCCCCGACCGACTCGGAGGGCGGCGGCAGCGGCGTGGGTCTTCCTGTGGCGGGCATGTTGGGCCGACTGAAGAGCGCTGGCAGCGTGGTCGGCGTCGGGGCAGCGGGGCTGGTGATGGCGGCCGGCGCAGCAGGAGCGGGCAGCAGAGATTGCTGCGTGTGCTTCGAGAGCGAGGTGACTGCGGCGCTGGTGCCCTGTGGCCACAACCTCTTCTGCATGGACTGTGCTGGCCAGATCTGCCAGTCGCAGGAACCCGAGTGCCCCAAGTGCCACACGCCTGCCACACAGTGCATCCGCATCTTTTCCTAA